The Ptiloglossa arizonensis isolate GNS036 chromosome 4, iyPtiAriz1_principal, whole genome shotgun sequence genome contains the following window.
ATATTTCTGGTTTTTGTTGAATATTTGTACAACTTCCATTGTTCCTTTTGTTGAGGTAATGCTATTGGAGCCGTCTGCGAAACAATTCCTCGACCGGGTGACGTGTACTAGGTGCTGTAAAAATAAGTTCCATGGTTACTAACTACGTTGTTGTTGCAGTGTCTGCCTTGAAATGATTTATCGATTTCCTTCTTACAACGGTTGTGTTGTGTTTATTTTGAATGATAGCTATCAAATGCAAGTCGCAGTGGAATTTGTCAAAACAGAAATGTCAAATGCATTActacaataaaaatgtaaaggttctttatacgtttcaaacGACGAGAAATTTCTTCGAGGCATCTTTTGCAAATTAAAGATTGTTTTTACTCTCACTCTTAATGAAAATCAATAATTGCTGTTACTTCGACTTTTCTTCCCTCGTAGGATCTTTCgtctatatttttcataaacTCTGCTCCATCGTTAACGAGACATCGAGAAACTAATTCTGCCGAGTGAAATCCACTTAAACGGGACGGAAAGTGGAGAGCGATTCGAGCGTGTAAAATTCGTATTTCAGTTGTTCGCGGAGGGTAGTCGGTAAATTATCGGCAGCTTAACGGCTCCTCTAATTGAGCGGTTTGATCGAGCGACCCCTCGATTCCCGGTTCAGTCGAGGTCTTCATTCGCCTTTGATCGCGTCGTTAGGCACCTTCCAACGGGGTTCGTCGCAAACTTTCGATCGAGTGTCGTCGAACATCTCGACCGGGAGAGCACGAGGGAATCCCGCGTCTCGGACATTTAAATGCAAATACACTTTTTACTTATATTTATATGCAAATGTACAGCTGCTCCCATGGCGGGTGCGGTGAGAGGGCTACGACGACACCGTGCGAATGAAAACGACGTATTTCTGAGGCGAGAAAAGGGCGCTCGCACGTGATACATCGCAATTACCGTGTCGCGTGTACTACGCCGGTTTTGAACCAACGAACTCACAATGTCCATACCTTGGAAGTATAAAAACATTCGTCGATACTCCTTTTTACATTCTCAATGGCTTACGACACGAACTTCTTTTTATTCGACAGTCCTAGTGGGCCTCTAGTGTGGCCCTACTGTGCCTTTCTGTACTTTAGTGGGCCTATAGTGCACCCTTGTGAGCTCTAATGTTCTCCTGTGGACTCCTAGTATGTTGTAGTATGTTGTAGTATGCCCTATTGTGCTCTACTGTGCCCTTATGTACTCTAGTGGGCCTCTAGCGCACCCTAGTGAGCTCTAATGTTCCCCGGTGGACTCCTAGTATGTTGTAGTATGTTCTATTGTGCTCTACTATGCCCTTCTGTACTCTAGTGGGCCTCTAGTGGACCTTTAGTGCATCCTAGTGAGCTCTAATGTTTCCCTGTGGACCCCTCGTATGTTGTAGTATACTCTATTGTGCTCTATTGGGCTCTATTGTGCTCTACTGTGCTCTTTTGTACTCTAGTGGACCTCTAGTGCACCCTAGTGAGCTCTAATGTTCCCCTGTGGACCCCTAGTATGCTCTAGTATGCTTTAGTATGCTCTAGTGTGCCTCTAGTGTGCCTCTAGCGGACCTCTAGTGCACCCTACTGAGCTCTAATGTTCCCCGATGGATCCCTAGTATGTTGTAGTGTGCACTAGTATGCCCTATTGAGCTCTACTGTGCCCTTCTGCACTCTAGTGGGCTCAGTTGTCCCCTTGTTGGACTCTAGTGTGGTGTTGAGAGTCTCTGTGCACCCTAGTAGATCCCTAGTAAGACTTAGCGTGCTGTAATAAGTTCTTACTGTGTCTTGTGCCAAGACTGCATTGGAAAGATAATACAGTTATTCGTGAATGTGGATTTTATCGTCCCACAGGTTTAATTTCTTTCGTGagcaaattatataaataaccgTGAACACCCAACGCCGAAATAAACACGAAAAATCCCACGAGGAACACGGTGATGCACTCTCTGTGTCCTCGGAAATTCAAATTCCCTTTATGCGAAGGGCAGGGTGGACAATAACGGTCGTCGGTTACGCGGTGACGTTTCTCTTGGGCCGCAGATTGCACGAATTCTCTTATCGTCCCTGTGGAGGCTGGAAGGATTTTGTTCGGAGACAGTGCATCCTCTTTTCTCGCCGATCACGACTCGCGCATATAGCCGGCTTTTGTGTATCGTTATCGGTTATCTGGAGGTTTCCTTCGCGAACGTTCCCCGTTAAAACGAGTATCGGTAAGGTGAATCGGAGCGGTCCAGGCTCGTTCCCCGTGTTACGTCGCCAGTGTATAGATACATTGAGAAGAAAACGGGACGTTAAAGTAGTTTCAAATTCTCCGATAACCGACTCATCTAACGACCACAACCGTTAATATAGCTGGCTCGGTATAAACACTCGTTCAtcgttctttttccatttttatcgCTCGAGGTCGTCGttcttttcgttcgcgtttctaaattcagagaTCGATTATTGCAACACCACCAGCGGAATTCGAATCATCGATTCCCTAACGATAGTTCTCTTCGCGAGTGTCGATTTCTTTCTCGAGGTTCCTCGGCGAGGCTCGACGTAGATTCCCAAGATCGACGCGATGTTTAAAATGTAGATGCACTCATTTAAATACTCCGGTCGCTCTCGCGATTTAATCGTCCTCGTTTCTTGGGCCCTTCGCGTGTTGCCTCCCCCTCTCaacttttttttcctctccctCCGCCCATTATCCCGACAAGGGTTCTTCTTTCGCCAAACCGGAGtgcaagagaaagaaagagagagagagagagagagagagagaaaacggcCGATCTGTAATCCGAAAGTTGTCAGCCGCACATCGCGCTGCCCTAATGGAATTTGAATGTCGTTAGCCGAAGTAACCGGGCGTGAGGAGAAGGGACCTTATCCCTATTACCGCGTCGTCCTCGGTGTCGGGGACACGGTCGCCCGCAGGTATCGCCCTTGAGGACGGTGCCGTCGTCGAGTTTATTGGAGCGCGAAAATGTGTCgggttcgacgatcgttttctcTCGTGGTCGTTTGTTCAACGTTTGATGGCCCAGCACCCGGTGGCTCTTCTTTCGAGGGAACTCGAACAGATTTTTTTTCTCCCGGAGATCCCTCTCGAGTCGAGTGTTCGAGGTAACGGTTTACTAGTTACGAAAAAACATCGAGTCGAATTAGCTATGTGGTTCATTCCGCACGGTAAATGTTATTTTCGCACGTTCGCGGTACTTCGATTCCTGTGTCAACAATTAACGAAAGCAAGAGATGGTTTTATCGCGTCTCGACTCGTTCTCCCCCTCCTGTTACCGATTTTATTGATCTTAGCAGGAATTCCACCGTATCGATAAAACGCTGACAAAGACTCGTTGGTATCTGTTGGAAATGTACGACGAGAAGTTGAGCTCGGTTCGCGGAGGAATGTTTCGTCGCGTATATCGAGTCTCGATTTAAagcttcgcgagacatggcggAGGCAGGAACTCCCGACGGCAACGAGGACTTGAAGAAGCGCTTTAAGAGAAGACTTCGACAGTATATCGGCGCGTCAGcaggtttctctctttctttttccttcggtTTTCTCGCAGTCAGCAATCGCAATCgacaacgagacgacgacgttcTAACCTAGCATTCGAAGCAACTGTCCGTCCCGCGACGTGAGATTCGTATTAGGAAAGGACCACGATCGAGAACAGATCGACGCGAGTAACACGAGCCATTCGTTGACTCGATTCCTCGACTCGAAACAGTGAATCTTTAATTTCCCTCCAATCTCAATTTTAACGCGTGCAATAACCCTCACGAAGTTtccaaattttgtaaatattcgatCGTAGAATATTTTATGGAGAGAAACCGATTATAATTCTGTCGTTGACAACGTCCCTCTAAGTTCGACCAATTGAGTACCAAATTATTGTCTCTTCGGTATTCTATCGTATTTTAAGTAGGGAAAAGTAATGCTCTCGAAGTACGTGTTTCATAAATAGGAAATGCTCGTTGTACGATCGTCGCTCGGAATCTGCCGGAACCTTATAGCCTCTACGAACGTAAAACTAATAGAAAACAATCGAAATACACTCCCGTATTTGAATCTCAATTTCACCGGAAAAGGCTCGTTATCGTTTACAAGTATTTTCAGGGGAATAAAAAGACAAATTTCAGAATTTCATTCTTTATTAAGTCGTTCGAAACTCTTTACAAAGATAAGTCAGTTAGGGTCTGTGATCGTTGAATGGACGGAATGGACGAtcttgtaacgaataaaatcTCTCGATCTTGCAACGAGACACGACGGTTTCCCCAGCATGCATAGGCGGTTTCTCGTTGGGATGTGGTATCGGTTGGAGTGCACCTTGCGCGGAGATCTTGAAGATTGAGCACGGATATGGAAGCTTGCCTATGAACCTGGTCGCATCGGTGTTCCCGCTGGGAGCGGCGTTGGGAACGATAGTGTTGCCGTTTCTGATAGACAAGCACGGCCGGAAGTGGACGATGATGTACCTGGTACCGCCGTTTCTCGCCGGTTGGATCTTCATTATTGCATCAGGGATGATGATCGCGCCGTTGCTCATCGGCAGACTGCTCACAGGCGCCTGCGGCGGGATGTTCTGCGTCGTGGCGCCCATGTACTCCGCTGAGATCGCCGAGAAGGAGATCAGAGGTAGACCATCACCTATACTCGTTCGTCAGAGGACTCCTCGGACTCTGTTCACCGGAACACTCCTTGGACACTGTTCTCCAGGTACTTTGGGAGTCTTCTTCCAATTGTTCATCGTGATCGGGATCCTCTACGCTTTCTGCTGCGGCTACACGAGAAGCATCATGACGACGTCGATTCTCTGCAGTCTCGGGCCTCTACTCTTCGGATGTATAATGTTCTTCATACCGGAGAGTCCGTTACATTACCTGGCCGTGGATAACGAGGAGGCTGCCAAGAAGGCTATGCGGTTCTTTCGTGGACCTGACTACGACATCGATCCCGAGCTCCACGCGTTCAAAGTCAGTATTACTGATAGGAATATCTCTAAGGGACAGGGGAACATCTCTTAGAAACATATCAAAGGGACAGGGGAACATCTCTTAGGAACATCTCTGAGAAAGTGTCCAAGGGAAATGACATTGCCCAAATTTTATCATCGATCTTCTCGCGTCTCTCGAACCACTCGAGTTAGAGATTCTTGAGCAAGGATCCTGAGAGATTTGGGCAAGGTTTCTTTGACACAGTTGTCGTCTATGGAGGAAATTCACGAGAGATTGCGTCGTCACGTGAACAGGAACAGGTGCAACAGAGATACAAGGAGAAGGTGACGCTTAAATCGTTTCTGAACAAACCGGTGATGAAGGTCATGATGCTCGCGTACGGTCTGATGATATCGCAACAGTTGAGCGGGATCAACGCGATCATCTTCTACGCGGAGACCCTGTTCAAGCAAACCGGCGTGGACCTGGACTCTATGTTACAGATGGTGATCTTCGCGGTGTTCCAAGTGTTCGCCTGCGTTGCCTCGGCGTTGCTGATCGATCAGGTTGTCGCACGAACCCTCTGCCGCTACCACGAGCGGAGTAGCTGTGCTCGTTTACCAGCGATTTGCGGGGCAGCTACGTCCCGATAACGGGGGCATCCCAATATGGTCAGATCGCGAGACGCGTTCGCGCAAAGGAACCTTCCGACCGTGGTACATCACGACGAGCACAAAGTCTCTCGAGGGTTACGAATCTCTCTCTAAAGATCCCATTGAGATTGGCCAGGGACTTTCAACAGTTGGATAACCGAGCACAGTGTTCTACGTCACGTGGAGGGTGGAGAATTCTATCTATAGGAGCGTTTTGGGAACCTGGAACCTTTTTCCAGGTGGGTCGAAAAATCCTGATGGCGGTGTCGGTCGGCACGATGTGCGTATGCCTAGTGTGTCTGGTGATTTTCTTCGTTCTGAAGAACACCGATCCTTCAAAGGCCGATTCCATATTTTGGTTACCCCTAGCGTCTGCCTGTACCTATATCGTCGCCTTCTGTCTCGGTGCTGGTTAGTAACTTGGATCGCTTCAGGTGTTCACAGATGGTCTTTCGGGCGAATTCAACTTGGACTATTTTTCGAGCAGGTCCTATCCCTTGGTTGTACATGGGCGAGATCTTCCCACCGAAGTTGAAGAGTGTCGCGTCATCCAGCGCGGTCTTCTTGAATTGGCTACTGGCGTTCATGGTGACGGTGTCCTTTTCAAGCGTGGTCGATGCGATCGGGAACGCGGGCATTTTCTCGATCTTCGCCGTGATTTGCGGCCTGAGCACGGTTTTCGTAATGGTTTTCATGATCGAGACCAAGGGGAAGACTTTCGCCGACATTCAACGGCAGTCTGGAACCTTTACAATCAGGCTACCATCGCCGTGAGTTTTATGGCGAACGCTCCAGCCTGGGTCCTGTACTTCTGATGTCTGTAGGGTTACTCCGTTGATATTATTTATCCATCTTAGAGTTTTATTAGgttcggaatgtcatttcgttttccaatattgagagtatataatttaatgaaatgtttatacatttaaaaagaatcgtgttttgttttcatcaaaaaaaaaaaaacgaaaggactttccgaacaacctaataaaattcTAAGATGGAGAAATAATCTCCACGGAGTAACTTCAGAAGCACAGAATgaaatgacattccgaacaacccagtgCATATAATTGTAGTTCGAGATCGAACCTAATTGTTAAAGAATAAACGGAAGCAAGGTTCGACGAGAAGGTAAAATGAAAAGAGCAGCAAtcaattgacgaattcggtACAGTTTTACTTTTTTTCGTCTCGATGATCTTGCCAAGTCGTCATCGAGCAGCTATAACGTTCCAAGTACCTTAGAGACGAAGGACATCGAGCGTGAGCGTGTGTTTTATCGCCCTGCAATGTCTTTTAACTGCAGAAGTATCTAACTTGCAGTTAGACACTTGCAAGTTATCAAACTGCATAATAGCAATTGGTAACTACTGGTTCGTCGATCGCTACCAGAAGCTTCGATTCGGAATATATCTGGACTTCTCTACGGTACAAGTAAGTCCTGAATTCTCGTCTCTTGGAGTGACTTTTACTCCTGAAGTTCGACAGAATTCCATCAGGAGTTTTGAAGAGAAAGGACAGTGATCGAGTAAGTGTACTTGGACAATGGCACGAGGATAGGagatacctaggggaaaaaatcctAACAACGAAGCAAACGTATATCTGTAACGATCCACGACTCTGATCGGTACACCTCGAGTCTTGCAGCTGTGTTATATCCATTCAGTGGATCTTCTTACCGGTTAAAAGGACATTCGAAAGGGTAAGACGACGTGCCAACCGCCACGATCTTCGAGTAGACGAGTTTCCATCGAGAAGCAGGGGAGACGGAGGAGACgctggagagaaagagaggatgcACTCGCTAAACTTGAACTCGGGATTATGCAGCTTGGGTATGCACCGACACGTACAATGCGTCTCCGTTGCGCGTCTCGCCCTTGGTGCTGTCTCGAGTCAACAATGATCCGCctgtggctggctggctggctggctccgCCCATCTAAAATGAAAAATCACCGAGATTAGTGTGCGACGACGAGTTATTTATAACGAAGCCTCGGTGTTATGAGCGAAAAAGTCTACGACGCGTTCTTTCGTGGTCGTTGACTCTGGGGGTAAGGGGAAGGGGTCAGTCGGAGAACACCGACCGATGACTGATCAATGGGCTTGATCGATGACCGCTCGGATCGCCGAGCGGAAAATGGCGAAACTCCCCTTCCGTTCTTTTATTTCTTGCCGGTACGGCTTGGAAAGTGTGTTAAAATATTCAGGGTAGATTGTTGGCAACTCTGAGGTCATTGGGAGGGAACGGAAGTGTATTTCGAGATTGTCTACCGGCTATCATTTATGTAACCATCGATACAGGGAGTATCGAAAGTTACCAGGGAAAGTCTGCTGAAATATTCAAGGAAGACTGTTGGTACCCGTGGCTCGTCGGCAGGGAACGCACGAATATTTCGAGAGATTCTCGACAAGCTATCATTTACCTAACCATCGATTCAGGGATCTCACGAGTATCCAAAAAATTACTCGTGTATCGAACTTACCGGGAGAAGTGTGTTCAAATATTCACGGTAGATTGTTGGTACTGTTAGGGTAATTGGGAGGGGACGGGAGACTTATTTCGAGCACTTTGAAACATTCTCTACGAGCTATCGTTTACGTAACTACAGATACACGCTTAGTCGAATATTGAGAATCGCTAGTTACCAAAGTCCAATATCGAGTATCTCCGTTTGAATATCGTTCTAAGAAGGATATCGTTCCAAATATCTTTCCAATCTACAAAATTTGGTATCATCGTCCAGAGATTCGACCAGTTACTACGGTCTACTATTAACTCGGTCACCGACACTTGAATATCACCTAACGAGAGGTTTACTTCATCTTTAGGAGCTTTATTAGACGTCTCTTTCTCGATCCACGGAACTTCGAGACAGAATATGCGTTATCACAGAGAGATTCAAGTACCGAAgttatttcgagcaacagagggTCTTCTGTTAAATATCGTTCTCGTCTAGGATCAGTTCTATTTTCTCAATTGTAGGGGGTCTGTGGTAACCATGTTCCACTAAAGCTACTTGattattttttctataaaaattgtatctacACTCGTCTTAATTGTTCTTCCAATTCACGGTGTTTCGAGGCACGAATGGCATCGTGCGCCGAATTTCGATTGATTTTCGTTGGTCGATCGACGACGATGACCCTCCCCGGGTCTCACCGCGTGCATTTGTCATGCAGTTGCCATCGCTCCTCGGTAGGCGTTCGCTTTCATCGATTATGCATtcgaatttatatttatgaagCGTGTAGTAGCTGCTCGTATCGGCGTTCTAATAATGGATGCTGCTATAAAGCTCGCGTCAGGGTCGCCCGTTGCGACTTCGCCTACTCGTCCTCGCCGTTGAAGATTTCCCGCTTTATACGCTCAGAGATGTGTTTCGCGGACGCTCCAACGAGCGGCGCTGCGTTTCTCCAACGCGTCGTACCCTCTTCGGAAGAAATGGGGGGCCTTGGAGTTTCCCTCGGATACTTGGGCCTTGTCGGAATCTTTTCCATCGACTTTCACTTCGTTAACACTATTAACACGGATATCGAAACGTGGATCTCTTGTATTTGAAAAAGACAACCTGTACGCTTTTCACCTAGTACTTgtccaatttgcaaaattatattttatctctcttcttttttctacaGTTAGGTATACGATAATGGAAAATTGATCGCGAAAAGATTGCTCCTTTTCATTGAAACTCGTTGTTCTTACATAGGTACCAAGGTAGtgttaataatttcaacgtAAACTACTCGAAGTCCATCATTTTGGATCGGTGATTCTAGCGTACACGAAGGAGTTGCGAACCAATCGGCGAAGTCTCGTGTAAAATTGGTCCTTGTCGAAATATTCTCCATCGACCTTGGTTCATTCGTCGACCACCATAAATTGTAAGAGTCGCCAAATAATATCCCGTAcggtgtaataataataacgataaaaagaaaaggaacaagATCTCGAGGACGGCGACGATCGACGGGATTATTTCTCCCTTTGGTAGCATCGCGTGTCAAGAAGAAACCAACGGGGGCCCCCCGTCTTACCCCCCTGCGTCCCGTTAATCCATATTCGGCGCGATCGCGAAGGGTGTCCAGTTTCTGGCCGCGATCGCGTTCCCgttcgtcgctcgaaacgaCGTTTCTTTCGATGTTGGTAGGGAGTGGTCGAGACAACGACGACGCGTTCTCTTCGTCGCCGAATAAATTTGCCGGCGAAACCGAAAGCGTGCGTGAGAAAGCCAGCCGCGCAAGAAACTCTGCCCCCTCGTGACGGGTGGGGGAGGGGGCAGGGAAGAGGACACCAGACGGGTTTTTCGCGCGTCGCGGCAAGAACCATCGATGGTGTTCGTTCTTTGCTGGAAAGAGACGACTCTCCTGGACGTCGACCAGACGACAAGACCCGAAGAAAAACGGGGGCTTGGAATAACAACTCGGTGGATACGAATTctggaccccccccccccccccccctgatcTTGTTGAATCTTTCGACGCGTCGAAAATTTTCCAATGGACAAATAGCGACCGGAAGGTAAAACTTACGAGGAAATTGTGATTGGATCGTTGTTGCGCACGATTTTGGACTTCTCTGTGGTCATTTTACATTTGTTGATATTTTTGAATTGTTCGGTACGTTGAAAGTTCCAACGAGGATTGAACGTCCACGAATAGAAGATTCGAAGAATACTGGAGGGTTGCAGTGACGATTCTTGATACGATTTTGGATTCTTTTCTCTTCTGGTCTCTCGAATTCTTGGATGCGTTGAAAATCTCGAGGAATAATCTCCGTTCGACGTTTAGCCATTCACGGTGCGCGTCTTGGAACCCACTCGACGCGTTTTTCCACGTTCCACCAGTTAGCGACGCGTTCCTTGGAAAGAAAGCTGGCGCGCTTCGGTCAACTGGGCCGCGGTgagaaaagtttgagaaacgcCTGTTCTTAATTGATAGAaaaatctctctctttctcccgcgCGTCTTTTTGTGGTAAAATATTTTCCGTTCGGAGAAAAATTACGCGAACGAGAGGAGTTGGGTACAGCCTCGGTCCCCTCCTCTCTATGTGTCCTTTCGCAGCGTCTCTCGACGCGGGACCAGTCGATTGCttacaagagagaaagagaaagagagagaaagagagagtcagTTGGTTGTCGCTCGTTCGAGAACCGTCTCTGTTGTATATTTCATGAACAGCGAGTTTCCATCCTCGTCGTTGCAGGACGAGTCTCTCCAGGCTGACGCGATGTACCGAGCCACGCACACGATATCCCATCGGCGAGCCATTTTATTATACTCCCGACGTTCACGTTTGCGGAAAATTGCGTTTCCTCCACAGTGCCCGGGACCGTTCTTTGAAATTTACATGCCAAGATTGCGGTGATTACGAGTGTCAGCTGTTCGTGAAACTTTAGCAACTTTGCTCTAGTACCCAACTTTGCTCTAGTACATATCTTTGCTCCATAATAGTTTGCTCCATCGAAGTTTGCTCCATCAAAGTTTGCTCTATCGAAGTTTGCTCCATCAAAGTTTACTCCATCAAAGTTTGCTCTATCGAAATTTGCTGCATCAAAGTTTACTCCATAAAAGTTTGCTCTATCGTAGTTTGCTCCATCAAAGTTTACTCCATACTAGTTTACTCCATAGTAGTTTGCTCTATCGTAGTTTGCTCTATCAAAGTTTACTCTATCGTGGTTTGCTCTATCGTGGTTTGCTCTATCAAAGTTTATTCCATCGTAGTTTGCTCTATCAAAGTTTACTCCATCGTAGTTTGCTCCATCAAAGTTTGCTCCATCAAAGTTTGCTCTATCAAAGTTTACTCGATCGTAGTTTGCTCTATCAAAGTTTGCTCGAGCATTCAAGTATTTATTAATCGATCCAGAGGTTGGCTGGTCGATAACGCGTCTGCAGCTCATCGCGAGTCGGTGTTTCGAGGCACAAAAGAGGGTTCGTTCGGAGTTCGGGTGTGCTCAGCCACCCGGTTCCTCCACCTTAACCCTTCCATTGGCACGATATCGCCGCGAACACGTTCTATTCTTCCTGCCGCCGCCCCTCTGGCTGCCGGCAATCTTGTTTACCTGTCTCCTCTCCGCCTGCCCCCGCTGCGTTTCGACCCACACGCAATCCCCACGCTTCAAGGTTCCCGCGCGCGGATCGCTTCGCAGACGGCGCGGACGCTCGCGCAGATGTCTCCTCcgtgtgtacgcgtgtgtgCGAATGTGTATctccgtgtgtgtgtgtgtgtgtgtgtgtgtacgtcaGTTTGTGTGCGAGTACGTGTCCCCTTTCCCTCCTCTGCCATCTCCCTCCCACCTA
Protein-coding sequences here:
- the Heca gene encoding hdc homolog, cell cycle regulator isoform X2, with product MNLVASVFPLGAALGTIVLPFLIDKHGRKWTMMYLVPPFLAGWIFIIASGMMIAPLLIGRLLTGACGGMFCVVAPMYSAEIAEKEIRGTLGVFFQLFIVIGILYAFCCGYTRSIMTTSILCSLGPLLFGCIMFFIPESPLHYLAVDNEEAAKKAMRFFRGPDYDIDPELHAFKEQVQQRYKEKVTLKSFLNKPVMKVMMLAYGLMISQQLSGINAIIFYAETLFKQTGVDLDSMLQMVIFAVFQVFACVASALLIDQVGRKILMAVSVGTMCVCLVCLVIFFVLKNTDPSKADSIFWLPLASACTYIVAFCLGAGPIPWLYMGEIFPPKLKSVASSSAVFLNWLLAFMVTVSFSSVVDAIGNAGIFSIFAVICGLSTVFVMVFMIETKGKTFADIQRQSGTFTIRLPSP